The following is a genomic window from Dama dama isolate Ldn47 chromosome 4, ASM3311817v1, whole genome shotgun sequence.
aggaaatggcaacccactccagtattcttgtctgggaaaccccatggacagggctgCCTGGTGGGGGctacatggcttagcgactaaacaacaataacagtaatatgcatttaagtttcctccgtGTCTTTTCAGTTtgatagctctttttttttttagcagtgaaTAATAATTCCATTGTCTGAGGTACCacattttatccattcacctcttgaaggacattttggttgctccTAAATTTTGATAATTAGGAATAAAATTGCTAAACTACAGGCTTTTGTGaggacataagttttcagttttcctttgggtaaataccaaggattgTGATCATTGGACCAGACAGTAAAAGCATACCTGATTTTGTAAGAAACCTCCAGACTTTCGAAGTGGCTGTACTGTTTAacatcccaccagcaatgaatgggTTCACGTTGCTCCACGTCCTCACTCTAGTCAGTGTCCCAGACTTCGGCCATTCTCATAGGTGTGGTAGTATAGTGGTAGTGGTATCTCCtcattgctttaatttgcatttccttgatgacataaGATGCGAAATATCCTCATTCCCTCTACCCTCCAGCCCCTAGTAACCACCATTTTAGTTCTCgtctttatgaatttgactcCTCCAGGAACCACACAGAATGgtaatcatgcagtatttgtccttctgtgactggcttttgACAAGGTCTTCCAAAGCAATGCTATGCTCCTCCATAGATCCATCAGGAGGCCCATAGGAATCGTAGTTGAACAggccctgcctgcctctgcccGCCCGCCTCTCCCACCTGGCTGCCCCCTCTTCCCACACTCACTCTGCCCCAGCTGCTCAGCCCTCTCACCCTTGACCCTTGCCCTTTCCTCCTTGGTGGACTTCTTAGTATCATCTGAATTTCAGCTTGCATGTCACCCCTCATAGACTACTCAGCCTGCTTTCCCATGGTcactgtttttctctgtttcattttcttcacggCACTCACTGCAGCCTGACATtacctttcttgcttttttttttttttctctgtttattgtctgtctccaaggctcactgctgtgtccccagaTCCTGGCAGTGTACCTTGCACACGGCAGGTTCTTGTATTAGTCTCCCTTTGCTGCTGTGATAAATGGTGGTTTAATACAACACAAATTTGCTATCTTACAGTtcagaggtggctcagtggctaaagagtctgcctgcaatgcaggagacgtggactTGATCACCGGATgggaaagattccttggaggagggcccagcaacccactccagtattcttgcctggagaatcccatggatagaggagcctggtgggctacagtccatggggtcacaaagagtcagacacgactgaagtggctgagcacgcACCCATGCACAGTTCAGAAAGTCAGAAGTCCTAAATCAGTCTCAGTGGTATGAAATCAAGCTGTTGGCAGGGCTGTTTTCCTTCTGGAATCCCTAGGGGAAAAtttgtttccttgcctttcccaCCTCCTggaggctgcctgcattcctgGGCTCACAGCATCATATCATGTTAACTTCTGCTTATGTCATCCCTTATCCTGTCTGTATCTGACACATTTGCTGGCCCTTCTTATAATGACCCTGAGATTGGATTGAGTCCATCCAGATAATCCTGGAAGTCTATCTCTTTGAAGGGCTTGAACTTAAACACACCTGCAAAGTCCTTTTTACCATTTAAGGTCACATATTCACAAGTTCAGGGAATTACATGTGGACATTTTGGGGGGTTCGTTATTTTGTCTACGTCCTCACTCTAGTCagtagctcaataaatatttgttgaatggatgaataaatgaatggctgGATCCCTTTACAAGTAGAGTACTGCTGAGTCCTGAACCCCAGGCTGGCTCAGCCACTTACTGACAagtcccttttttctcctccattaGATGTATTCTGAGCACCCACCATGTACCCCACTCTTGGGAGACCCTGGACTGCcaagacaaataaatggagacCCTGCTTTCCAAGAGACGAATCAATTTGGCTTCTAGGAGGAgtccaagaaagagaaaatatgatgTAATCTGTTTGAGTCCATGTTCTAGGTCACCCCAGAGAATTTTAAGTCCTGAGGGGGTGTGCTTACCTAGAGGCTGACATTTCAAATGGCTCTTGATGCATGAGTAGGAGTTTATGCAGTAGGGAAGTGGAAAGGGCATACATGACCAGGGACAGGCCACAGACCTCTTTGAGGAACTGTGAGGAGAGTGATGTGATTCCTCATGGGAGGGAGACCAGTTTGGGGGGGCGGGGTTCATGTATGGAATAGAAGTCTTGAAGGTCACAATCAGGAGAATGGGTTTAGCCGGGGTGCAGCAGGGTTTTGAAGCATTGTGGAGCTTGGAATCAGGGCTGCTCCCTCTGGTCACTGCATTGTGGAGTGGGGAATGAGGGGCCAGCATCTGAGCCTGGGGTGGAGGCGGCCAGGACAGGGCAGGGACAATGGGGACAGAGATAAGGGGGCAGATCTGAGAGAGACTTAGAAAGAAGAATCAGTGGGATGTGGTGGTAGATTGAGAAGGGGGTGGCTGAGGAAGAGCATAGAGACAGCTGGaaagaaggacagaaagaaagtgaaagtcactctgtcgtatctgactctgtgactcattgaattctccagacctgaatacaggagtgggtagcctttcccttctccagggaatcttcccaacccagggatcgaatccaggtctcccacattgcaggcagattctttaccagctgagccacaagggaacctgGAAATGTAAATGACCATGAACTGGCTCAAGTTGAGACCTTGTCAGAAGCCCTGGAGGACGCTGGTGATGTGGCAGAGAAAATAAGCCAAGGGGTCCATAGGCTTCTCCCTTTGAAGACAGACCCATGATGAAGGTCACCAAGGGGACAAGATGGGCCTCAGTTCCAGGTGAGGGCTTGGGGCTGTTTGGCCCCTGTCCCCATTCTCACTTGATTTAAAAACAACCACTGGGGTAAGTTGGTGGGACTCTGAAAACATCTCCCCCTTTTCCAGATGGGTAAACTGACACCCAGAGACATCCAGTGACAtggccaaggccacacagccagcaGACCCCAGGGAGCACAGGCCTCCAAGAGGCCCAGCTCAAGGGGGATTTCACATCTCTTGAGACTCAGGGAGAGGTGAGCGTGGGGGTCCCCTTTGAGTGGCTCCTGGCCACAGAGAATTTCCTCCTCTTTGAAGGAAGCGGGAGTTCTTCTTTCATAATGTGAATGTCAGAGACTCTGGCCTCACGGGTGACTAAGAGTGTCTGAGGCTTGTGGGTGTAGCAAGCGCTTAAataccagacctccctgtcctttgGTGATTGTACACACCTGAGCTGGGACACAGGTCAAAACGATGGCCAGCCTGCAGACCCCTCTCCTGGCTGCCCTCATCCTCATGGCTATGATACTTCAAGCAACAGAGGCAGGTGAGATTGGGAAGAGGCAGGGCTCTCTGCAGAAGTCAAGGTCAGACACTAGGGTAGCTTCCTCATGTGGTGGAGAGAGTACTGAACTGAGAGCCGAAGACGCTGGTCTGCCGGCTGTTGGGCTGGTCCCATTGCTTCTACCAGACCTGAGTCTTTACATCTGTTAAATGAGCAGTGCTGAAAGCTTGGAGTCTAGGATCTGCCTCAGCTGGGTTAGGGGTGGTGGTGGGCATGGCCCAGGGTCCCCCTAGAGAACTCGATAGGGTCTTGGGGTGTGGATAAGgagcccctgaaggaggacagCCTGGGTGGGGAAAGGTAGGAGCAGGGCTAAGGGCTATTCCCTTGGAAGACTGGTCCTGCCCTCTCACTACCCCATTCTTGCTCCAGAACTTCCCCTCAACACTGCTCTTCTGCCCTGTGTTGGGTAGGGGAATGAGGACTGGGCTGGGAGTCAGGAACAATGATTGCTCATTTACTGGGGTTCCTGAGCACTTTTCCCTGCATTAAAGGCCCCAGagagtaggtactattattacccGCTGGATCTGAGGAGGAAATTAGGTCTCAGAGATGTTATGTGACTCAGGGTAGAGTGACACTCAAACCGGGGCTTGGGTGACTAGATTATGTCTGAGCCGTTGACCTGATACTCTCCGGGGTCCTGCTGTGTGGTCTGGGCAAATCCACCTCCCTTTCTGGACCCCAGTCTCACCATTTGCTCCAGGAAGGGGATTAAAGTAGATGTGAGCTGAAGGGAAATTCTCCAAAGACCTGGAGAGTTCTTCAAAGAGCACACTTGATTCAGTCCGGCTGGGACGAGGCACTGAGCCTTTCTGATAAGCTCCTAAGTGATGCTGATGAGGATCCACGGACCTCACCTCGAATAGCAAAGTTCTAAGGCTCCTTCCTGTTCAGTGTCTCTGGGTCCCATCTAGAGCTTCGGCATTGTTCCGTTTGTTTGGTTGAGTTTTGGTGGGTTTTTTATTCTTGGCCACACTAGgcattgttttttgttgttgtttgtttgtttttttctttggggAGTGCTATACCACTTAGagaaccttagttccccaaccagggattgaacccgtgccccctacagggaaagcacagagtcctaacccctggaccaccaggaaagtccccttaGGGCATTGCTGATGCTCAGGCAGTCTGACTCCCTCTCCCTTGAGCGGGCTGATGCAGTGTGTAGACTCTGGGTGCTTAGCGGCTTCTTAGAGAGCCAAGAGTGGGGTCTTCAAGGGCCCAGAATCCTGTGGACACCAACCTTCCACATGAGAACGGAAAAGCTGAGTCAGATGAGGGCCAAGGGAGACCAGCCTGTGACACCTCTGAACACCCTTCTCCCCCAGGCCCCTACGGTGCCAACGTGGAAGACAGCATCTGTTGCCGGGACTACATCCGTTACCCTCTGCCCCCGCGTTTGGTGAAATATTACTACTGGACTTCAAATTCCTgccggaggcctggcgtggtgtgaGTAGGGAGCTGGGGCGGCAAAGGCCTTAGAGGGCCTGATGGGTGTTGTCTGGGAGGATCCACGTGCACATGGGTGGGCTCCACCCGGGGCTGGAGGCATGCAGCTGGATGCCCAGATGCCAGGGGGAGCCCCTGGCTGGACTAGATGGCTCAGCTGAGGCTTGGGTGtaccaagaaagaaaaagcatgtGATCATTCCGCAGATCTTATCAGGCACTTCCTTTGTACCAGGCAGCATGTGCCTGGTTCTGAGATGGCAGAGGGTGCATCCGTGGCATGGTGAGATAGGTAGTGCCGAGCTGCTGTAGAGCGTagggttcaggggacaggaagtCGGCTGAGTCAGCAGAGATGTTCCCATCAGAAGCATCTTGGATCCCCAGTGCCCTGAGATTTAGTTATTTGAAGCAGTCcattcttactttttttctttttgtttactgGGGTATAACCCATTAACAAATAAAGTTGTGAtgatttcagatgaacagcaagggGACCTATaaagggatatatatacacatatatcccttctcctccaaactcccctcccatccaggctgccacgtaacactgggcagagttccctgtgctgtatataaTAGGCCATTGTTgcttatccactttaaatatggcagtgtgtacatgtccatcccaaactccctagctGTGCCCTGCCCCCCATCCTTTCACCCACCCAGGAACCATAAATTTGttgtctaagtctgtgagtctctttctgttttgtaagtaagttcatttgtataatttctttttagattccacacataagagaGGTcctatgatatttctccttctctatctgacttacttcactcagggtGAGAGTCtctagtccatccatgttgctgcaaatggcattgtttcattccttttcaatGAGGCAACCCATGCTTACCAGGAGAATATTAAGAGCTGACACTTAAGTGCTTCCTCTGGGCCAGGCACTCTTCTGAGcatgactgtttcattctcatagTGATCCTACAAGGAGGTgctattatttctatttcatacATGGAGAAACAGGCTCATGATGGGGTGAGGAGAAATGACTTGCTCAGGGTTGCCCAGGCTGGAACCAGGATTCTTGGGTCCTTGTTCTTCTTTGCTGCTTTCTCTCAGCTTCTTTGATTCCTTTTCCTTGGCCTGGagtctgctgggggtggggtatTTGAACCTGCGGACTCACGACCCCCTTTGGGTCTCTGTCATCTTCTCATCTTCATCCTTCTCCTTCATCGTCCACCCCTCAAAGGGGTAAAATGCAAGAAGACTGAAGCGGGAAGCCCTGCCAGGGTTCTGGTCACTTCAatactgggcctcagtttccccatcagaaTAGTGGGAATGATCACCTACaaatgatcatttatttttatttattggacaTGTAGAGAGTGCTTgttaagtgccaggcactgttataaacactttataaatattaactcatttagtccTTCACACAACTCAATGTAGTAGGTACTGTTAAATCTCCTTTTTACAGGTGAATAAATGGACACAGTGAGTGATGGGGCCTTTTTGAGCGTCACAGGGCATGATAATAGTAATTAGGAGGTGTAATACTCAATTTCAGGCATATAATAGCTGCTCAGTGAGAGgcggttgctgttgtttagtcactcagcttcTTAGTtgctctcttgcgaccccatggactgtggcccaccaggcttctctgtccgtgggatttcccaggcaagaacactggagtgggttgccatttccttctccaggggttcttcccgacccagggattgaacatgagtctcctgccttgacacatggattctttaccactgagccaccagggacacatgTGATTATTGGATCTTGAGCCGGAAGGGACTCTAGAAGGAATGCAGTTCAATGAATGGGAAGATCAAAGCTCAGAGGGGCCGAACCTTGTCCAGTGCCACAGAGCAGCCAGGGCAGGCTGTCCACGGCCAAGATCAATCCTGCTTTGCTGccttctttgttctttctgttcattggtcctctgtgtgtatgtgggcACACACATGTGCAGATCAGGGGTGTTTGTTGCAGCTCTGGCAAAAGTGGAAGCCCGAGCCCATAACTGCCACATGGTCTGGGGCTAttgctcccctctcctctctgggCTCAGGTCTCTTGGGAGTGGGCCTGCCCCAGAGCGTCCAGTTTACAGCAAGCACGATGAGTTAGGTCTTACCAGTTCTGGCACTTGGGCAAGCTCCTTTACCTCCTtgggcctcactttcctcacTGTGAAGCAGATAGAACACTGGAGGCACATAGGATCGTTGAGGGATTTATGAAGAGAGTCAGTGTTAAAAGTTCAAGCCAACATATATCAAGCGAACCTTAAAAAGGCATTTCAATATACATTAGGTGCAGCCAAATACTGTTTGGTTCCACTTCTATGAGGTACCtaagaatagtcaaattcatagtcaGAAAGTATATTGGCAGATACCAGGGGCCAGAGAGTAGGGAGGATGGGTGGGAAGTTAGTGTTCAATAGGGGCAGAGTTTCAGGAAGTTTTAGGAAAGCGAAAAATTCAGGAGATGGATGATGATAAGAgttgcacaataatgtgaatgtacttagcgCCACCACACTGTCCAGTTAAATacggttaaaatagtatgttttatattatgtgacttttattagttcagttcagttcagtcactcagtcatgtccgactctttgtgaccccatgagccgcagcacaccaggcctccttgtccatcacgaactcccggagtctacccaaactcatgtccattgagtctgtgatgccatccaaccatctcatcctctgttgtccccttctcctcctaccctcaatctttcccagcatcagggtcttttcaaatgagtcagctctttgcatcaggtggccaaagtattggagtttcagcttcaacatcagtccttccaatgaatacccaggactgatctcctttaggatggactggttggatctccctgcagtccaagggactctcaagagtcttctccaacaccacagttcaaaagcatcaattctttagtgctcagccgtctttatagtctaactctcacatccatatacgactactggaaaaaccatagccttgactagacgaaactttgttgacgaagtaatgtctctgctttttaatatgctgtctaggttggtcataactttccttccaaggagtaagcgtcttttaatttcatggctgcagtcaccatctgcagtgattttggagcccccaaaaataaagtcagccactgtttccccatctatttgccatgaagtgatgggaccggatgccatgatcttagttttctgaatgttgagctttaagccaactttttcactcttctctttcactttcatcaagaggttctttagttcttcttcactttctgccataagggtggtgtcgtttgcatatctgaggttattgatttttctcccagcaatcttgattccagcttgtgcttctttcagcccagcgtttctcatgatgtactctgcagataagttaaataagcagggtgacaatatacagccttgatgtattccttttcctatttggaaccagtttggtgttccatgtccagttctaactaatgcttcctgacctgcatacaggtttctcaagaggcaggtcaggtgttctgggattcccatctctttcagaattttccatagtttattatgatccacacagtcaaaggctttggcatagtcaataaagcagaaatagatgtttttctggaactctcttgctttttcgatgatccagcagatgttggaagtttgatctctggttcctctgccttttaaaaaaaaagttaaaaaaagacctCCGGGCCAGCTCCTGGCACAGTTATATAGCATCTGCTGTCTGCCGTGCACTGTCCTGAGCACTCCAGTTTATATTTTGATTAATCAAATCATCATCAGATTCCTAGGAAGTTGGACCAAAATTATcacgcccattttacagatgtgaaaacagaagctcagagaagttaagggaCTCGCTAACAAGTGGCAGAGCTAGAACTTTAATCCAGATAAGCTGGTTCCAAAGTTCATGCTCTTGGCCACTATCCACTACTCTCTCCCAAGACAGTATCAGCAGTGATTACGAGCCTCTTGGGCATTCTATTTTCGCCTGTCCTGGCAGTTGGGGCTGGGGCTGAGGGTATGGGAGGTCCTTGATGTTTATGTCCCACTGTCCTTCTTAAGACATGTGAGTCACCTGCATTTATGCGTCACCTGCTGTATGCAAACGGTCTGCAGTGGACCATGGCATTCTTGTTGCATGCTAATGAGGCTTCCTTCTCCCCCTGGTGTTTCTGCCTTCCAGCTTGCTGACCATGAAGGACCGAGAGATCTGTGCTGACCCCAAACAGCACTGGGTGAAGAAGATTCTCCAGAAGCTGAGCCAATGAGGCAGGCCCTGCTCTGATGACCGTGGCCTTGGTTCCTCCAGGATGGCTCATGGATCCCTACCTCCCTCCTGTTACAGCAGCTTCCTGACATGAGCCTGTGCCAACAACTCTCTCAGTGCTGAGAGGTCTTAATCCCTGCAGCTGTTACCCTCAGTCAAGCCTCCAGCTGTGACTCTCAGCCCCCCTCTTACCTTCCAACCTGCCCTCTGCCCCACCAAAGCCAGAGGATCCACCATCCTGGTTGGTCACGCCTCCGCTCAAAACCCTTCCATGGCTCCCCATTGCCCTTAGCTGAGGTCAGATCTCCTGAGCCTGGCACCTCGGTCTCCAGTCCTGCCTCGTTTCCCTTCTTGAATGTTGGACTCCAGTTCCCTGTTCTCCCAACCCATGTCATACCTTTCCACTTCTGGCTCTTTTCCTGGGCTCCTCCTGACACCCAGAATGTCTTTCCATTTTCTGCACACGTCCAACCCCATCCTCCAGGGCATCACTTGACCTAAGCAGCAAGTAATTgagattcaattttttaaatttccatgggCCCTCTGCCTCCCTTTAACAACACTGATCACCATCTGCCCAGAATTCTCAGGACTTGGGAGCTTGTCCTCCAGTCTCACCAGCTAGACCAATATGCATACCTGAGTTACTTTGGTCTCCTGGCCTCCAGCAGAGAGCACAGGGGCTGGTTCAGAATCAGGGCTCAGTAAGAGGCTGCAGACTGAGTCAATAAAAGTAGTTTCTCTCTCTTACCTCCCAAAGGGTCTTGTGCATCA
Proteins encoded in this region:
- the CCL22 gene encoding C-C motif chemokine 22, with translation MASLQTPLLAALILMAMILQATEAGPYGANVEDSICCRDYIRYPLPPRLVKYYYWTSNSCRRPGVVLLTMKDREICADPKQHWVKKILQKLSQ